The Apium graveolens cultivar Ventura chromosome 6, ASM990537v1, whole genome shotgun sequence genome contains a region encoding:
- the LOC141668332 gene encoding DNA polymerase zeta catalytic subunit-like isoform X3 — MGHLHVSKMMFRIPVPDGSWSKAKDNRQHRLKTNNSDSLPVDSLVDSGGNACLGLPLWTSLTIPNGWIWQQSSQLDPSIGPNPYFVSRQSTCQLEGDASVHEILNQQNLSYSSLSQTGSDVKIVQSLIPIWEEFEKAGVYGASSLSMPGKPHPKDILRTLSDGVEFVDKYVELFGNTSTQLKNDMSSDDHNVDESNHINVCVEQSPTDKVLSNVGPSDLKTADHEALTLLNWLASSQAAEDINSDDELARETILSPLLPAPTMFKMLERANIDYESQSQQECQDILDCVEDSIDILSSKKKVLQHTDNCQLTLKKNTPWTDGSNVDQKLIPCAAKSSEVEMSCEYEKSLQAHTDVEFGSRCTTIQKRKRPLQSSGSFSMNDEVEGDIQSKTAHESIHSNCFADNDEIKRICDVATGCVESDFKCSEETTVDLGSSVRDLMRRKRCYRAEQAAKVGRKTCETQSESKAADSSFLDTNEKQVSTSTSRSENRYLGTSTMHEHTKNTSQWVDSKNQNSAAEPGFREYLTGEDLTDVSKAVTPLSFNRSSKPDPCFRKLNFDDDDKLLGTEKVLPSDAVYSSPSCTLQTENVVLDNPGQFSSCDNTNHSQRESELSAEKSKGLERTITHIHTRCSSSGQNVPDNVIDAGPSFLIHDFPEIKDQNAKSIKEDFNHHQKGDLGNPAHFHSDSSSYILTPTIFPPSADSVDRWLSQEDTGSLGISIDSHGSLAAARRDRMLDSGLLPQDDTIIAQVKQQFEGSHNAGLRPLHSDSLKMSKNEVTTLFIKKDTCFLEDTSQISAPDGKSKLTPSSQIGFRDPASVGGGQQLTVFSIEVQAQSKGDSQPDPRLDAINFIVLVIFEDDELMTETHVLLRSDTAPAQRNLDGISSCKILVFSEEKELVNHFIKVIHSYDPDIIMGWDIQGGSLGYLAERAAQIGIGLLNKISRTVSQTTELGQDLDVHVKSVITDALLEPSVAHPSVLDDAIIDDEWGRTHASGIHVSGRIILNCWRLVRSEVKLNMYTAEAVAEEVLRQKIPFIPCKELTKWFASGPGRARYRCIEYIIDKAKLNIQITTQLDMINRTSELARVFGIDFFSVLSRGSQYRVESMLLRLAHTQNYLAIAPGSQQVASQPAMECLPLVMEPESGFYADPVVVLDFQSLYPSMIIAYNLCFCTCLGKVTPAKSNTLGVSSYSPDPNVLLDLKDEILLTPNGVMYVPSKVRKGVLPRLLEEILSTRIMVKQAMKKLAPSERVRKRIFNARQLALKLIANVTYGYTAAGFSGRMPCAELADSIVQCGRRTLETAISFVNAHEKWKAKVLYGDTDSLFVLLKGRSVKEALEIGQDIASTVTAMNPNPVTLKLEKVYHPCFLLTKKRYVGYSYESFDQVKPIFDAKGIETVRRDTCGAVSKTMEQSLRLFFEHQDLFKVKKYLLRQWKRILSGRVSLQDFVFAKEVRLGTYSSRTSSLPPAAIVATKAMKNDPRAEPRYAERIPYVVVHGEPGARLVDMVVDPLELLAINSPFKLNDLYYIKKQIIPALQRVFTLVGVDLNQWFQEMPRPEQKVFGKHQLNALNPNRTRIDSYYLSKHCILCGELVQASTYICGKCSKHEATVATVMVGRTSKLEREIQHLADICRHCGGGDWIIESGVKCTSLACSVFFERRKVQKELQSLSAIATEANFYPRCIVEWF; from the exons ATGGGTCATCTGCATGTATCCAAGATGATGTTCCGCATTCCGGTACCAGATGGTTCTTGGAGTAAAGCAAAGGATAACAGACAACACAGGCTTAAGACGAACAACAGTGATAGTTTGCCCGTTGATTCTCTG GTCGACTCGGGTGGAAATGCATGTTTAGGTTTACCCCTATGGACTTCCCTCACAATTCCAAATGGTTGGATTTGGCAACAATCTAGTCAGCTAGATCCTTCAATAGGTCCAAATCCTTATTTTGTCTCACGTCAAAGTACGTGCCAACTAGAAGGAGATGCTTCAGTTCATG AAATACTCAATCAGCAAAATTTGTCATATTCTTCTCTCTCACAAACTGGATCAGATGTTAAAATTGTTCAGTCTCTAATACCAATATGGGAG GAGTTTGAAAAGGCTGGAGTGTATGGTGCAAGCTCACTTTCTATGCCTGGAAAACCGCACCCGAAAGATATTTTGAGAACTCTGTCTGATGGGGTTGAATTTGTGGACAAATATGTGGAGTTGTTCGGCAACACAAGTACTCAACTGAAGAATGATATGTCCTCTGATGATCACAATGTGGATGAGTCTAATCATATTAATGTATGTGTTGAGCAGTCACCCACTGACAAAGTATTGTCCAATGTGGGACCATCAGATCTGAAG ACCGCAGATCATGAAGCTTTGACACTACTTAACTGGCTTGCATCTTCTCAAGCTGCAGAAGATATAAACTCTGATGATGAACTTGCTCGTGAAACCATTTTGAGTCCCTTGTTACCGGCACCAACCATGTTCAAAATGTTGGAGAGAGCTAATATAGATTATGAAAGTCAATCCCAGCAAGAGTGTCAGGACATTCTTGATTGTGTTGAGGACTCGATAGACATTCTATCTTCAAAGAAAAAGGTGCTTCAGCACACCGATAATTGCCAATTGACATTGAAGAAAAATACTCCCTGGACGGATGGCTCTAATGTGGACCAAAAGTTAATTCCATGTGCTGCTAAGTCATCTGAAGTAGAGATGAGTTGTGAATATGAGAAGTCTTTGCAAGCCCACACAGATGTTGAGTTTGGTTCAAGATGTACTACTATTCAGAAAAGAAAAAGACCTCTGCAGAGTTCTGGATCTTTTTCCATGAATGATGAGGTGGAAGGTGATATACAATCTAAAACTGCCCATGAGAGTATACATTCAAACTGTTTTGCTGATAACGATGAAATTAAGAGAATTTGCGATGTTGCAACCGGGTGCGTGGAGAGTGATTTTAAATGTTCAGAAGAAACTACTGTGGATCTTGGATCTTCAGTGCGTGATTTGATGAGGAGAAAGCGGTGCTACCGGGCTGAGCAAGCAGCAAAAGTTGGGAGGAAGACTTGTGAAACACAATCTGAATCAAAAGCAGCTGATAGTAGTTTTCTAGATACTAACGAAAAACAAGTTTCTACATCAACTTCCAGATCGGAAAACAGATATCTCGGTACCAGTACAATGCATGAACACACCAAAAATACATCGCAGTGGGTTGACTCTAAGAATCAAAATTCTGCAGCTGAACCGGGATTTCGTGAATATCTGACAGGTGAAGATTTAACAGACGTTTCTAAAGCTGTTACACCATTGAGTTTTAATCGCTCATCCAAACCTGACCCCTGTTTTAGAAAGTTGAATTTTGACGATGATGATAAACTTTTGGGGACTGAGAAAGTGCTTCCAAGTGATGCTGTGTATTCAAGTCCATCCTGTACTCTTCAGACAGAAAATGTGGTTTTGGACAATCCAGGTCAATTTTCCAGTTGCGATAACACCAACCATTCGCAGAGAGAATCAGAATTATCAGCTGAGAAATCAAAGGGACTTGAGAGAACAATAACTCATATACATACGCGTTGTTCCAGCAGTGGGCAAAACG TCCCAGACAACGTTATAGACGCCGGCCCTTCATTCCTTATTCATGATTTCCCAGAAATAAAAGATCAGAACGCTAAATCTATAAAAGAAGATTTTAATCATCACCAAAAAGGAGACTTGGGCAATCCTGCTCACTTTCACAGTGATAGTTCTTCATACATTTTGACCCCTACAATTTTTCCTCCATCTGCAGATAGTGTTGATAGATGGCTGTCACAAGAGGACACAG GTTCACTTGGCATTTCGATTGATTCACATGGTTCTCTAGCTGCTGCCCGTAGAGACCGTATGCTGGATTCTGGCTTGCTACCTCAAGATGATACCATCATAGCTCAAGTGAAACAGCAATTTGAAGGAAGCCATAATGCTGGACTGCGACCTTTACATTCTGACTCTTTGAAGATGTCAAAGAATGAGGTTACTACATTATTTATTAAGAAAGACACCTGTTTCTTAGAAGATACTTCTCAGATATCTGCACCTGATGGAAAATCAAAGTTAACTCCTTCAAGTCAAATTGGATTTCGGGATCCTGCAAGTGTCGGTGGCGGGCAGCAACTAACAGTGTTTAGTATTGAG GTGCAAGCACAATCCAAGGGAGACTCACAACCCGATCCTCGACTAGATGCCATTAATTTCATAGTACTAGTTATCTTTGAAGACGATGAGTTGATGACTGAGACTCATGTTCTTTTGCGCAGTGATACTGCACCTGCTCAAAG AAATCTTGATGGAATATCTTCTTGCAAGATCTTGGTTTTCTCAGAAGAAAAGGAATTGGTTAATCATTTTATAAAGGTCATACATTCTTATGATCCGGATATAATAATGGGATGGGATATTCAGGGTGGTTCTCTTGGATATCTTGCTGAAAGGGCTGCACAGATTGGTATTGGTTTACTTAATAAAATTTCACGCACAGTTTCTCAAACCACCGAACTCGGTCAGGATTTAGATGTTCATGTGAAAAGTGTAATAACTGACGCACTTCTAGAGCCAAGTGTTGCTCATCCTTCGGTTCTTGATGATGCAATCATCGATGATGAGTGGGGTCGAACTCATGCAAGTGGTATCCATGTTAGCGGCAGAATTATCCTCAATTGTTGGCGGTTGGTCCGCAGTGAAGTTAAACTTAATATGTACACGGCTGAAGCTGTAGCTGAAGAAGTTTTGAGGCAAAAGATTCCATTTATCCCGTGCAAAGAATTGACAAAATGGTTTGCAAGTGGTCCTGGACGAGCAAGATACCGTTGTATCGAATATATCATAGATAAAGCAAAGCTAAATATTCAGATAACGACTCAACTCGATATG ATTAATCGAACATCAGAACTTGCTCGTGTGTTTGGCATTGATTTCTTTTCAGTTCTCTCGCGAGGGTCACAATATCGTGTTGAATCTATGCTTTTGAGGTTGGCACATACACAGAATTATCTTGCAATTGCGCCTGGGAGCCAACAG GTAGCTTCTCAACCTGCAATGGAATGTCTTCCTCTTGTGATGGAGCCAGAATCAGGATTTTATGCAGACCCAGTCGTCGTGTTAGATTTTCAATCACTCTATCCATCAATGATAATAGCATACAACCTGTGCTTCTGCACATGCCTCGGAAAAGTTACACCTGCAAAGTCAAACACCCTTGGTGTGAGTTCATATTCACCAGATCCAAATGTTTTGCTGGATTTGAAAGATGAGATCTTACTTACCCCTAATGGTGTAATGTATGTTCCTTCGAAG GTCCGTAAAGGTGTACTGCCCCGTTTATTAGAAGAAATATTATCCACTAGAATTATGGTAAAACAGGCAATGAAAAAGTTGGCTCCTTCAGAGAGGGTTCGTAAGAGG ATATTCAATGCTAGACAACTTGCCCTGAAGCTAATAGCAAATGTAACATATGGCTATACAGCGGCTGGGTTTAGTGGTCGCATGCCATGCGCAGAGCTTGCTGATAGTATTGTTCAATGCGGACGTAGAACTTTGGAAACTGCTATTTCATTTGTTAATGCACATGAGAAATGGAAAGCCAAGGTGCTATATGGTGATACAGATAG CTTGTTTGTGCTCCTTAAAGGACGCTCTGTGAAAGAAGCCCTTGAAATTGGGCAAGATATTGCATCTACAGTGACTGCAATGAATCCAAATCCAGTTACATTAAAATTGGAGAAAGTTTACCATCCTTGCTTCCTTCTTACTAAGAAGCGTTATGTGGGATACAGTTATGAGAGCTTTGACCAAGTCAAGCCAATATTTGATGCCAAAGGTATTGAGACAGTGCGCAGAGATACATGTGGCGCTGTTTCTAAGACAATGGAGCAGTCATTAAGATTGTTTTTTGAACATCAGGATCTTTTTAAG GTTAAAAAATACCTGCTGCGTCAGTGGAAACGGATTCTATCTGGAAGAGTCTCCCTTCAGGATTTTGTTTTCGCGAAGGAGGTACGATTGGGCACATATAGTTCTCGTACTTCCTCGCTCCCTCCGGCTGCAATTGTGGCCACTAAAGCAATGAAAAATGATCCTAGGGCAGAGCCGCGTTATGCAGAAAGAATACCTTATGTTGTGGTCCATGGTGAACCTGGGGCTCGTTTAGTTGATATGGTAGTAGACCCATTGGAACTCCTGGCAATTAATTCGCCTTTTAAATTGAATGATTTGTATTACATCAAAAAGCAAATAATCCCAGCTTTACAACGAGTATTTACACTAGTTGGAGTCGATTTGAACCAGTGGTTTCAAGAAATGCCCCGTCCAGAGCAGAAGGTGTTTGGTAAACATCAACTTAATGCTTTGAATCCCAACCGAACTAGAATTGACTCCTACTATCTCTCGAAGCATTGCATCCTTTGTGGTGAGTTGGTCCAGGCATCAACTTATATATGTGGTAAATGTTCTAAACACGAAGCTACTGTTGCAACAGTCATGGTAGGAAGAACCTCAAAACTTGAAAGAGAGATTCAACACCTTGCTGAT ATTTGCCGACATTGTGGAGGTGGAGATTGGATTATAGAAAGTGGCGTGAAATGTACCTCTCTTGCATGTTCCGTCTTTTTTGAGAGGAGAAAAGTCCAAAAAGAGTTGCAATCCCTTTCTGCTATTGCTACAGAAGCCAACTTCTATCCCAGGTGCATTGTGGAGTGGTTCTAA